One genomic segment of Streptomyces sp. NBC_00239 includes these proteins:
- a CDS encoding ABC transporter permease has product MTRFVLKKLGGAVLVLLVLSAAVYALFYLAPGDPARLACGERCSPQQVAQVRDQLGLNESVFAQYGHFLQGLVAGRDYSAGTGTLHCDAPCLGFSYQNDRQVTELILERLPATFSLALGALVLWLVIGVGTGLLSALRRGGITERALTVLTLAGTGTPVFILGLLLLMLVCAYLQWLPFPTYVPFTEDPEQWAWNLLLPWITLGFFESAKYARLTRSSTLETLAEDHIRTFRAYGVGERAIVTRHALRGAVAPVVALSAIDLGTMMGGAVLTESLFGIPGLGKTLIDGVRVIDLPVVVGVVLVIGAAVVIAGALADLLYAVADRRVTLA; this is encoded by the coding sequence GTGACCCGCTTCGTCCTCAAGAAGCTCGGCGGGGCGGTCCTCGTCCTGCTCGTGCTGTCCGCCGCCGTCTACGCCCTGTTCTACCTGGCACCCGGCGACCCCGCCCGGCTCGCCTGCGGGGAACGCTGCAGCCCGCAGCAGGTCGCCCAGGTCCGTGACCAACTCGGCCTGAACGAATCGGTGTTCGCCCAGTACGGGCACTTCCTCCAGGGCCTGGTCGCCGGCCGCGACTACTCCGCGGGCACCGGCACCCTGCACTGCGACGCGCCCTGCCTCGGCTTCTCGTACCAGAACGACCGGCAGGTCACCGAGCTGATCCTGGAACGGCTGCCCGCCACCTTCTCGCTCGCGCTCGGCGCCCTCGTCCTGTGGCTCGTCATCGGTGTCGGCACCGGTCTGCTGTCCGCGCTGCGCCGCGGCGGGATCACCGAGCGCGCCCTGACCGTCCTCACCCTCGCCGGCACCGGCACCCCCGTGTTCATCCTCGGGCTGCTGCTGCTCATGCTGGTGTGCGCCTACCTCCAGTGGCTGCCCTTCCCGACGTACGTGCCCTTCACCGAGGACCCCGAGCAGTGGGCGTGGAACCTGCTGCTGCCCTGGATCACCCTCGGCTTCTTCGAGAGCGCCAAGTACGCCCGGCTGACACGCAGTTCCACCCTGGAGACGCTCGCCGAGGACCACATCCGCACCTTCCGCGCCTACGGGGTGGGGGAGCGGGCGATCGTCACCCGGCACGCCCTGCGCGGCGCCGTGGCCCCGGTCGTCGCCCTCAGCGCCATCGACCTCGGCACGATGATGGGCGGCGCCGTCCTCACCGAGTCCCTGTTCGGCATCCCGGGCCTGGGCAAGACGCTCATCGACGGCGTACGCGTCATCGACCTGCCCGTCGTCGTCGGCGTCGTCCTCGTCATCGGCGCCGCCGTGGTGATCGCGGGCGCCCTCGCCGACCTCCTCTACGCCGTCGCGGACCGAAGGGTGACCCTCGCATGA
- a CDS encoding ABC transporter permease, with protein MTTAPLVTVPAPGAAAPGAGTARQVRERLRRRPSALAAGGVLALLVLLAVAAPLLAHLTGQDPNAYHDDLVDSARGGVPVGSFGGASADHWLGVEPGTGRDLLTRLLYGARISLLVALGATAVQVAVGVAAGLAAALGNRFADALISRITDVMLALPMLILAIALTAVVPPDFPRPLLLILVIGLLGWGGTSRVVRAQTLTLRGLDFVAAARLSGNSTLRIARRELLPSLAAPVITYAAILLPSNIVVEASLSFLGVGVKPPTPSWGQMLSTAQTWFLADPMYVLLPAGLLFATVLAFTVLGDAVRTALDPRESSRLRVGRTGRGKEKKR; from the coding sequence GTGACCACCGCACCCCTCGTGACGGTGCCCGCGCCGGGGGCGGCCGCCCCCGGCGCGGGCACCGCCCGGCAGGTCCGGGAGCGGCTGCGACGTCGGCCCTCCGCGCTCGCGGCGGGCGGCGTCCTGGCGCTCCTCGTCCTCCTCGCCGTCGCCGCACCCCTGCTCGCCCACCTCACCGGGCAGGACCCGAACGCCTACCACGACGACCTCGTGGACTCGGCCCGCGGCGGCGTGCCCGTCGGCTCCTTCGGCGGCGCCTCCGCCGACCACTGGCTCGGCGTCGAACCCGGCACCGGCCGCGACCTGCTCACCCGGCTCCTGTACGGGGCGCGGATCTCGCTGCTGGTGGCCCTCGGCGCGACCGCCGTCCAGGTCGCCGTCGGCGTGGCCGCGGGCCTCGCGGCCGCACTCGGCAACCGCTTCGCCGACGCGCTGATCAGCCGCATCACCGACGTCATGCTCGCCCTGCCGATGCTGATCCTGGCCATCGCGCTCACCGCGGTCGTCCCCCCGGACTTCCCGCGCCCGCTGCTGCTGATCCTCGTCATCGGCCTGCTCGGCTGGGGCGGCACCTCCCGCGTGGTGCGCGCCCAGACCCTCACCCTGCGCGGCCTCGACTTCGTCGCCGCGGCCCGGCTGTCCGGCAACAGCACCCTGCGCATCGCACGCCGCGAACTGCTGCCGTCCCTCGCCGCGCCCGTCATCACCTACGCGGCGATCCTGCTGCCGTCCAACATCGTCGTCGAGGCCTCCCTGTCCTTCCTGGGAGTCGGCGTGAAGCCGCCCACCCCCTCCTGGGGCCAGATGCTCTCCACCGCGCAGACCTGGTTCCTCGCCGACCCCATGTACGTCCTGCTGCCCGCCGGGCTGCTCTTCGCGACCGTGCTCGCCTTCACCGTCCTGGGCGACGCCGTGCGCACCGCGCTCGACCCGCGCGAGAGCAGCCGGCTGCGGGTGGGCCGTACGGGCCGCGGAAAGGAGAAGAAGCGGTGA
- a CDS encoding ABC transporter substrate-binding protein translates to MRPQSPTSRRVTATAVSLVLAGGLAACGPDSGQDGAGADAGKAGAAGAPQKGGTLTVLNNEPQSDFDPARLYTSGGGNVPSLVFRTLTTRNRENGAAGTKVVPDLATDTGRPNADATEWTYTLKDGLKYEDGTPITTADIKYGIERSFAAELSGGAPYLRDWLVGGDKYEGPYKDKKGLASIVTPDAKTIVFKLRKPEGEFPFVATQTQFAPVPKAKDTGVKYEERPVSSGPYKVVSNENDGERLVLERNPHWDAKTDEERKAYPDKVDVRSGLDAAVINQRLSTSSGADAAAVTTDTNLGPAELAQIGGNKELAGRVGTGHFGYVNYLAFNPKVKPFDNPKVRQAISYAVNRTSVVNAAGGSALAEPATTFLPEQAAFGFTAYDHFPAGKTGDAAKAKALLKEAGHPDGLTITLTHSTAQNRQTSPEVATAIQQALAAAGITVKLEGLENNAFNEARWNVKDTPGFFLSRWGADWPSGAPFLAPIFDGRQIVTNGSNYNHAQLNDPAVNKEIDEIAKLTDLAAAAKRWGALDRKIGEQALDVPLFHPVYKRLVGKNVKNVVISDWTGVLDISQVSVK, encoded by the coding sequence ATGCGTCCTCAGTCCCCCACATCGCGCCGCGTGACCGCGACCGCCGTCAGCCTCGTACTGGCCGGGGGCCTCGCCGCCTGCGGTCCCGACAGCGGGCAGGACGGTGCCGGCGCGGACGCGGGCAAGGCCGGCGCCGCCGGTGCGCCGCAGAAGGGCGGCACGCTGACCGTCCTCAACAACGAGCCGCAGAGCGACTTCGACCCCGCCCGCCTCTACACCTCCGGCGGCGGAAACGTTCCTTCGCTGGTCTTCCGCACGCTGACCACCCGCAACCGGGAGAACGGCGCCGCCGGCACCAAGGTCGTCCCCGACCTGGCCACCGACACCGGCCGCCCGAACGCCGACGCCACCGAGTGGACGTACACGCTCAAGGACGGGCTGAAGTACGAGGACGGCACCCCGATCACCACCGCCGACATCAAGTACGGCATCGAGCGCTCCTTCGCCGCCGAGCTCTCCGGCGGCGCCCCCTACCTGCGCGACTGGCTGGTCGGCGGCGACAAGTACGAGGGCCCTTACAAGGACAAGAAGGGCCTCGCGTCCATCGTCACCCCGGACGCGAAGACGATCGTCTTCAAGCTGCGCAAGCCCGAGGGCGAATTCCCCTTCGTCGCCACCCAGACCCAGTTCGCGCCCGTGCCCAAGGCCAAGGACACCGGCGTGAAGTACGAGGAGCGCCCCGTCTCCTCCGGCCCGTACAAGGTCGTCTCCAACGAGAACGACGGCGAGCGCCTGGTCCTGGAGCGCAACCCGCACTGGGACGCGAAGACCGACGAGGAGCGCAAGGCCTACCCCGACAAGGTCGACGTCCGCTCCGGGCTGGACGCCGCCGTCATCAACCAGCGCCTGTCGACCAGTTCGGGCGCCGACGCGGCCGCCGTCACCACCGACACCAACCTGGGGCCGGCCGAACTCGCCCAGATCGGCGGCAACAAGGAGCTCGCCGGCCGCGTCGGCACCGGCCACTTCGGCTACGTCAACTACCTCGCCTTCAACCCGAAGGTGAAGCCCTTCGACAACCCGAAGGTGCGCCAGGCGATCTCGTACGCGGTCAACCGCACCAGCGTCGTCAACGCGGCCGGCGGCTCCGCGCTCGCCGAGCCCGCCACCACCTTCCTGCCCGAGCAGGCCGCCTTCGGCTTCACCGCCTACGACCACTTCCCGGCGGGCAAGACCGGCGACGCCGCCAAGGCCAAGGCGCTCCTCAAGGAAGCCGGCCACCCCGACGGCCTGACGATCACGCTCACCCACTCCACCGCGCAGAACCGGCAGACCAGCCCCGAGGTCGCCACCGCGATCCAGCAGGCGCTGGCCGCCGCCGGCATCACGGTCAAGCTGGAGGGCCTGGAGAACAACGCGTTCAACGAAGCCCGCTGGAACGTGAAGGACACCCCCGGCTTCTTCCTCTCCCGCTGGGGCGCCGACTGGCCCTCCGGCGCCCCCTTCCTGGCGCCGATCTTCGACGGCCGGCAGATCGTGACCAACGGCTCCAACTACAACCACGCGCAGCTCAACGACCCCGCGGTCAACAAGGAGATCGACGAGATCGCCAAGCTGACCGACCTGGCGGCCGCCGCCAAGCGCTGGGGCGCCCTGGACCGCAAGATCGGCGAACAGGCCCTCGACGTCCCGCTGTTCCACCCCGTCTACAAGCGGCTGGTCGGCAAGAACGTCAAGAACGTCGTCATCAGCGACTGGACCGGCGTCCTCGACATCTCGCAGGTCTCCGTCAAGTGA
- a CDS encoding Ms4533A family Cys-rich leader peptide, translating to MSHLHAVTASAAIELALLGVTAHSVADIFCS from the coding sequence ATGTCGCACCTCCACGCCGTCACCGCGAGCGCCGCCATCGAGCTGGCGCTCCTCGGCGTGACCGCGCACAGCGTGGCCGACATCTTCTGTAGCTGA
- a CDS encoding DUF3152 domain-containing protein has translation MGRHSRKGSAPEPAPAPAPGAPGGPDAFDGYEPYDARYDGHEGREAQGAYRTRTGHEEAAGFPEPVGTPGQQGFAGQQGFAGHAGRPGRGGFADHRTDFPEHAAFPDRPGFPEHAAFPDRPGFPEHAAFPDPTGFPGHGGHPDHTGHPERDGFQDHHTGFPEHSDFSAYAQYPEFTETGAHQAFPAFTALSGPAGASVFAPSEPTVTHRGYGSPAPGVRGGHPQNLEPGGAWGDGPTTRYGDWRGVPRSTDTPAFGIPQLRTTVPAPAPAAAPGPGPDPLVPGPRHEDTDTSGTASGTASGAAGGPSAMSTTGSHRRVAAPAVPGQRPGRRPRVRLYTGIAAAVVTTVLAVFVAGHVAGRDDGSGPRASAGAKIRTDEPPASRSEERPAAPARQPVAAPPAKTYDQKMAAQYPIDAKLKGPGTFQTVPGGAKAPGKGRLVRYRVDVENGLGLDGALFAEAVQRTLNDKRSWAHDGDMTFERVPSGETEFVITLASPGTTGVWCAKSDLDVTVENVSCDSALTERVMINAFRWAKGSDTFGPDRMFAYRQMLINHEVGHRLGHGHSDCQTPGALAPIMQQQTKSLNIDGISCKPNPWVYPGS, from the coding sequence GTGGGACGACATAGTCGCAAGGGCTCGGCCCCCGAGCCGGCCCCCGCCCCGGCGCCCGGCGCGCCGGGCGGACCCGACGCGTTCGACGGCTACGAGCCGTACGACGCCCGCTACGACGGCCACGAAGGCCGCGAGGCGCAGGGCGCGTACCGGACGCGGACGGGACACGAGGAAGCGGCCGGCTTCCCGGAACCCGTCGGCACGCCCGGCCAGCAGGGCTTCGCCGGCCAGCAGGGCTTCGCCGGGCACGCCGGCCGGCCGGGCCGGGGCGGCTTCGCGGACCACCGCACCGACTTCCCGGAACACGCGGCCTTCCCGGACCGCCCCGGCTTCCCGGAACACGCGGCCTTCCCGGACCGCCCCGGCTTCCCGGAACACGCGGCCTTCCCGGATCCCACCGGCTTCCCGGGCCACGGCGGCCACCCGGATCACACCGGCCACCCGGAACGCGACGGCTTCCAAGACCACCACACCGGCTTCCCCGAGCACTCCGACTTCTCCGCGTACGCGCAGTACCCCGAGTTCACCGAGACCGGGGCGCACCAGGCCTTCCCCGCCTTCACGGCGCTGTCGGGACCGGCCGGCGCCTCGGTCTTCGCGCCGTCCGAGCCCACCGTGACGCACCGCGGCTACGGATCCCCGGCCCCCGGCGTGCGCGGCGGCCACCCCCAGAACCTGGAGCCCGGCGGCGCCTGGGGCGACGGCCCCACCACCCGCTACGGTGACTGGCGGGGCGTGCCGCGCAGCACCGACACGCCCGCCTTCGGCATCCCGCAGCTCCGCACGACCGTCCCGGCTCCCGCCCCGGCCGCCGCCCCCGGGCCGGGCCCCGATCCGTTGGTCCCCGGTCCGCGCCACGAGGACACCGACACGTCCGGCACCGCATCCGGGACCGCATCCGGCGCCGCGGGCGGCCCGTCCGCGATGTCGACCACCGGCTCGCACCGCCGGGTGGCCGCCCCGGCCGTCCCCGGGCAGCGGCCCGGCCGCCGCCCGCGCGTGCGCCTGTACACCGGCATCGCCGCCGCGGTCGTCACCACCGTCCTCGCCGTGTTCGTCGCCGGTCACGTGGCGGGCCGGGACGACGGGTCCGGCCCGCGGGCGTCCGCGGGCGCCAAGATCCGCACCGATGAGCCGCCGGCCTCCCGTTCCGAGGAGCGGCCGGCCGCCCCCGCGCGGCAGCCCGTCGCGGCGCCCCCGGCGAAGACGTACGACCAGAAGATGGCCGCGCAGTACCCGATCGACGCCAAGCTCAAGGGCCCGGGCACCTTCCAGACCGTGCCCGGCGGGGCGAAGGCGCCCGGCAAGGGGCGGCTCGTCCGCTACCGGGTGGACGTCGAGAACGGGCTCGGGCTCGACGGCGCCCTGTTCGCGGAGGCCGTGCAGCGCACCCTCAACGACAAGCGCAGCTGGGCGCACGACGGCGACATGACCTTCGAGCGGGTGCCGTCGGGCGAGACCGAGTTCGTCATCACCCTCGCGAGCCCCGGCACCACCGGCGTCTGGTGCGCGAAATCGGACCTGGACGTCACCGTCGAGAACGTCTCGTGCGACTCCGCCCTCACCGAACGCGTCATGATCAACGCCTTCCGCTGGGCGAAGGGCTCGGACACCTTCGGGCCGGACCGGATGTTCGCCTACCGGCAGATGCTGATCAACCACGAGGTCGGCCACCGGCTCGGGCACGGCCACTCCGACTGCCAGACGCCCGGCGCGCTCGCCCCGATCATGCAGCAGCAGACGAAGTCCCTGAACATCGACGGGATCTCCTGCAAGCCCAACCCCTGGGTATATCCCGGTAGTTGA
- a CDS encoding alpha/beta fold hydrolase, giving the protein MSSTELPDVRATATASSQVGAVRVAEGEQLRRVSLPGLTLTVRSRPPAVTGLPPALYVHGLGGSSQNWSALMAQLEGEVDGEALDLPGFGDSPPPDDGNYSVTGLARAVIRHLDASERGPVHLFGNSLGGAVTTRVAAVRPDLVRTLTLVSPALPELRVQASAVPTALLALPGMARLVGRLSRDWTAEQRTRDVTALCYGDPSRITPEGFRHAVEEMERRLQLPYFWDALAKSSRGIVDAYTLPGQHGLWRQAERVLAPTLLVYGGRDRLVSYRMARRAAAAFRGSRLLTLPEAGHVAMMEYPETVAAAFRDLLRDAGRS; this is encoded by the coding sequence ATGTCTTCGACCGAGCTGCCGGACGTCCGGGCGACCGCCACGGCGAGTTCCCAGGTGGGCGCCGTCCGTGTGGCCGAAGGAGAGCAGCTGCGCCGGGTGTCGCTGCCCGGCCTGACCCTGACGGTCCGCTCCCGGCCGCCGGCCGTCACCGGACTGCCGCCCGCCCTGTACGTGCACGGGCTCGGCGGGTCCTCGCAGAACTGGTCGGCGCTGATGGCGCAGCTGGAGGGCGAGGTCGACGGCGAGGCGCTGGACCTGCCCGGGTTCGGGGACTCCCCGCCGCCCGACGACGGCAACTACTCGGTCACGGGACTCGCCCGCGCGGTCATCCGGCACCTCGACGCGAGCGAGCGCGGCCCGGTCCACCTGTTCGGCAACTCGCTCGGCGGCGCCGTCACCACCCGCGTCGCGGCGGTCCGCCCCGACCTGGTGCGCACCCTGACGCTCGTCTCGCCCGCCCTGCCCGAGCTGCGCGTCCAGGCGTCGGCGGTGCCCACCGCGCTCCTCGCGCTGCCCGGCATGGCCCGCCTGGTCGGCCGGCTCAGCCGGGACTGGACCGCGGAACAGCGCACCCGCGACGTCACCGCCCTCTGTTACGGAGACCCCTCGCGGATCACCCCCGAGGGGTTCCGGCACGCCGTGGAGGAGATGGAGCGGCGGCTACAGCTGCCGTACTTCTGGGACGCCCTGGCCAAGTCCTCGCGGGGCATCGTCGACGCGTACACGCTGCCCGGCCAGCACGGGCTGTGGCGGCAGGCCGAGCGGGTGCTCGCGCCGACCCTCCTCGTCTACGGCGGCCGCGACCGGCTGGTCTCGTACCGGATGGCACGCAGGGCGGCCGCCGCCTTCCGCGGCTCGCGGCTGCTGACGCTGCCCGAGGCCGGGCACGTGGCGATGATGGAGTACCCGGAGACCGTCGCGGCGGCCTTCCGCGACCTGCTCCGCGATGCGGGCAGGAGCTGA
- a CDS encoding TetR/AcrR family transcriptional regulator encodes MTAIEQTEAARPRGTRLPRRARRNQLLGAAQEVFVAQGYHAAAMDDIAERAGVSKPVLYQHFPGKLDLYLALLDQHCEALLLAVRGALASTTENKLRVAATMDAYFAYVEDEGGAFRLVFESDLTNEPAVRERVDRVSLQCAEAISDVIAEDTGLSKDESMLLAVGLGGVSQVVARYWLSSESPVARDKAVGLLTSLAWRGIAGFPLHGVDGPQH; translated from the coding sequence GTGACAGCCATCGAGCAGACCGAGGCGGCGCGCCCGCGGGGCACCCGCCTGCCGCGCCGAGCCCGACGCAACCAGCTCCTGGGGGCCGCCCAGGAGGTGTTCGTCGCCCAGGGTTACCACGCGGCGGCGATGGACGACATCGCCGAGCGGGCGGGCGTCAGCAAGCCCGTCCTCTACCAGCACTTCCCCGGCAAGCTCGACCTGTACCTGGCGCTCCTGGACCAGCACTGCGAGGCGCTGCTGCTGGCGGTGCGCGGGGCGCTGGCCTCGACGACCGAGAACAAGCTGCGCGTGGCCGCGACCATGGACGCGTACTTCGCGTACGTGGAGGACGAGGGCGGCGCCTTCCGGCTGGTCTTCGAGTCGGACCTGACGAACGAGCCGGCGGTGCGCGAGCGCGTGGACCGGGTCTCCCTCCAGTGCGCCGAGGCGATCTCCGACGTCATCGCCGAGGACACCGGCCTGTCGAAGGACGAGTCGATGCTGCTGGCCGTGGGCCTCGGCGGGGTCTCGCAGGTCGTCGCCCGGTACTGGCTCTCCAGCGAGAGCCCGGTGGCCCGCGACAAGGCGGTCGGGCTGCTGACCTCGCTGGCCTGGCGCGGCATCGCGGGCTTCCCCCTGCACGGCGTGGACGGTCCGCAGCACTGA